GCGCAGCGCTCTGGCGCGCGATCGAGCGGGCGCTCCACGGTACGGCGAAGGCTAAACGCGCGCCCGTTCCTTGACGCCGATTCCCGGTTTACCGGTGAGCACGATTTTGCCGGTCGAAACGTCGACACCGTCGAACGGCGAGGAAGCCAAGAAAAGCGGCCCGTCGATATCGGGCCAATCAACCAGCGGTGCGAGCTGCGCGGCTGCCGAGGCCAGCACTTCGGTTTCGAGCATACATCCGAGCATCAGTTTGAAACCGAGCGCACGCGCGGTGTGGATGAAAGCCAAGCCGGCGCGAATGCCGCCGGCTTTCGCGAGTTTGAGATTGACGCCGTCGACGCACCCGATCAACGCGGGTAAATCGGCTGCGACGATCGAGTCTTCATCCGCAACCAGCGGAATCTTGACGCGCTCGCGGATGTACCGCAGCTGTTCGGGATGACCCGACGGGATCGGTTGTTCGCACAGTTCGATCTCGTACCGGTGCAATTCTCGCAACAGGCGAACCGTCTGCTCGGGATCCCAGCCTTCGTTCGCATCGAGACGGATCGCGCCGCGGTACACGCTGCGAATCGCCTCGATCGTTTCGATCTCTTTGCCCGCGCCGAGCTTGATTTTGAGCACCGGCAGCGCCGAGAGCTTGCGCACTCGATCGACGGTGTCTTCGATCCGATCCTCGATCCCGACCGTGTGCGAGGTCACGCCGGCCGCGGCCGGATCGAGGCCGAGGAGCTGCCACACCGGCTTTCCGAGGTCTTTGCCGATCCAATCGTAGAGCGCGATGTCCAAGCCGCAGCGCGCGGCTTCGGGAATGCCTTCGAGCAGCGCTTCGACACGATACGGGTCGTCCGCGGGCGGCTCGTAGTCGCGATAGAATGCCATGACGCCCTCGACCGAAACGTCATAGCGAGCAATCGGCGCGGCTTCGCCGTAACCGGTGATGCCGTTTGCTTCCACTTCGACGAGTACGGTCGAGGATTCGGTCA
The nucleotide sequence above comes from Candidatus Baltobacteraceae bacterium. Encoded proteins:
- a CDS encoding dipeptide epimerase, which gives rise to MKIRTSIMNLPMVRPFRIARGTLTESSTVLVEVEANGITGYGEAAPIARYDVSVEGVMAFYRDYEPPADDPYRVEALLEGIPEAARCGLDIALYDWIGKDLGKPVWQLLGLDPAAAGVTSHTVGIEDRIEDTVDRVRKLSALPVLKIKLGAGKEIETIEAIRSVYRGAIRLDANEGWDPEQTVRLLRELHRYEIELCEQPIPSGHPEQLRYIRERVKIPLVADEDSIVAADLPALIGCVDGVNLKLAKAGGIRAGLAFIHTARALGFKLMLGCMLETEVLASAAAQLAPLVDWPDIDGPLFLASSPFDGVDVSTGKIVLTGKPGIGVKERARV